From a single Fulvivirga ulvae genomic region:
- a CDS encoding RHS repeat-associated core domain-containing protein, which translates to MNQETGNYETFHRQYDAAIGRFTAVDIMASSFSNQTPYQYANNDPVYFNDPLGDYGRGGSIYDEMKDRMGHKSTGPANDGFSGYFYGESFADGFNARMAYRNDVLGWAQAGYADAHQEYAQMYGATIDPRIIDYYTNGIATEENYIDTEYIYDLGEGDQNGGTDPKEPMYFEGVRVYDSKMGDLEHGAAFTLPGRGIYVSLDYYKDNPKKLNDLLRHEYGHVLQAERYGYVSFYLVIASVSVGSTQVAPSHQHTWTEMEANTLSYLHFNMPEDWNFNRYPIDQDYLGDVIKNNHFDKYGY; encoded by the coding sequence TTGAATCAAGAGACGGGGAACTATGAGACCTTCCATCGCCAGTATGATGCCGCTATTGGCAGGTTTACGGCCGTGGATATTATGGCTAGCAGCTTTAGCAATCAGACGCCTTACCAATATGCCAACAATGATCCTGTTTACTTCAATGATCCTTTAGGTGATTATGGAAGGGGTGGTTCCATATACGATGAAATGAAGGACAGAATGGGGCATAAGAGTACCGGTCCTGCCAATGATGGGTTTAGCGGGTACTTTTATGGAGAGTCTTTTGCTGATGGGTTCAATGCGAGGATGGCCTACAGGAATGATGTGCTGGGCTGGGCGCAGGCCGGTTATGCAGATGCACATCAGGAGTATGCGCAGATGTATGGTGCTACAATTGATCCTAGAATTATTGATTATTACACAAATGGTATTGCCACCGAGGAGAATTATATTGATACTGAATACATCTATGATTTAGGTGAGGGTGACCAGAATGGAGGGACGGATCCGAAGGAGCCTATGTACTTTGAAGGTGTTAGAGTGTATGACAGTAAAATGGGTGACCTAGAACATGGGGCAGCTTTTACTTTACCGGGGCGTGGTATTTATGTCAGTTTAGACTACTATAAAGATAATCCTAAAAAGCTGAATGATCTATTGCGCCACGAATATGGGCATGTTTTACAAGCGGAGAGGTATGGGTATGTTTCTTTTTACTTAGTTATTGCCTCTGTTAGTGTAGGGAGTACTCAAGTAGCCCCAAGCCACCAACATACTTGGACAGAAATGGAAGCAAATACACTTTCATATCTACATTTTAATATGCCTGAAGATTGGAATTTTAACAGGTACCCAATTGATCAGGACTATTTGGGTGATGTAATCAAGAATAACCACTTTGATAAATATGGATACTAA
- a CDS encoding MBL fold metallo-hydrolase RNA specificity domain-containing protein, producing MSAHADRAELLKWLHNFKESPKMTFIIHGEEKSAMAFCQTIKDELGWQNVIIPEYLESFELFQGI from the coding sequence CTGTCTGCCCATGCGGATCGTGCAGAATTGCTTAAATGGCTCCATAATTTTAAAGAATCTCCAAAAATGACTTTCATTATTCATGGGGAAGAAAAGAGCGCAATGGCTTTCTGCCAAACTATAAAAGATGAACTTGGCTGGCAAAATGTGATCATCCCCGAATACCTGGAATCATTTGAGTTGTTTCAGGGGATTTAG
- a CDS encoding RHS repeat-associated core domain-containing protein: MNQETRNYETFHRQYDAAIGRFTAVDIMASSFSNQTPYQYANNDPVYFNDPLGDYGRGGSIYDEMKDRMGHKSTGPANDGFSGFSHGESFAQQFNARMAYRNEVCLAGRRPVMHMHIRNMRGCMVLLLILELLIVTQMVLPPKRIILIPNTSMI; this comes from the coding sequence TTGAATCAAGAGACGAGAAACTATGAGACCTTCCATCGCCAGTATGATGCCGCTATTGGCAGGTTTACGGCAGTGGATATTATGGCTAGCAGCTTTAGCAACCAGACACCTTATCAATATGCCAACAATGATCCTGTTTACTTCAATGATCCTTTAGGTGATTATGGAAGGGGTGGTTCCATATACGATGAAATGAAGGACAGAATGGGGCATAAAAGCACTGGGCCTGCCAATGATGGGTTTAGCGGATTTTCTCATGGGGAGTCTTTTGCTCAGCAGTTCAATGCGAGAATGGCCTACAGAAATGAGGTGTGCTTAGCTGGGCGCAGGCCGGTTATGCACATGCACATCAGGAATATGCGCGGATGTATGGTGCTTCTATTGATCCTAGAATTATTGATTGTTACACAAATGGTGTTGCCGCCGAAGAGAATTATATTGATACCGAATACATCTATGATTTAG
- a CDS encoding MBL fold metallo-hydrolase has product MNVRVKFLGGAKSVTGSKYLIEIDNKKLLIDCGLFQGLKSLRIRNWDKLPVDEKSIDAIILTHAHIDHSGYLPKMVKEGFQGRVHCSTATAGLLDIMLLDAAKLQEEEAQFAKKEGYSKHEDPQPLFNTKDAENALALLKGHHYDQKVEIMPGVTATFHNAGHILGSCVVELEIQGTTQTKTIVFSGDLGRYDGPILHSPAALGHADVLFVESTYGDRLNENKGIEEKFAELIKQALDRNGCLLIPAFAIGRTQLLLHYIKTFMEAGKIPKVPVYVDSPMAINATKLYQDYPSYHKLTSQELSSPSIFDYNYIKYYQSQEASTSLNNIEKNSIIISASGMCTGGRILHHLYHRLQRRNDTLLFVGYQAEGTRGRRLLDG; this is encoded by the coding sequence ATGAATGTAAGAGTAAAATTCCTGGGAGGTGCTAAATCAGTAACAGGCTCAAAATACCTGATCGAAATTGACAATAAAAAACTTCTTATTGATTGTGGACTGTTCCAGGGCTTAAAATCTCTTAGAATTAGAAACTGGGACAAACTACCTGTAGATGAAAAGTCCATAGATGCTATTATACTTACCCATGCACACATTGATCATAGCGGCTACCTTCCCAAGATGGTTAAAGAAGGTTTTCAAGGCAGGGTACATTGCTCAACGGCAACAGCAGGCTTATTGGATATAATGCTGCTTGATGCCGCCAAACTCCAGGAGGAAGAAGCACAGTTTGCCAAAAAGGAAGGCTACTCGAAACATGAAGACCCACAACCTCTATTTAATACAAAAGATGCAGAGAATGCACTGGCTTTACTAAAAGGCCATCATTATGATCAAAAAGTAGAGATTATGCCTGGTGTAACGGCTACTTTTCATAATGCCGGACACATATTAGGGTCTTGTGTCGTAGAGTTGGAAATACAGGGTACTACGCAAACCAAAACAATAGTGTTTTCCGGAGACCTGGGTAGGTATGATGGCCCCATTCTACATAGCCCTGCCGCACTAGGGCATGCGGACGTGCTTTTTGTAGAATCAACATATGGTGACAGACTTAATGAAAATAAAGGCATTGAAGAAAAGTTCGCTGAATTAATTAAGCAGGCTCTGGATAGAAATGGTTGCCTTCTGATACCTGCCTTTGCTATAGGTCGCACGCAATTGCTGCTTCACTATATAAAGACCTTTATGGAGGCCGGCAAAATACCCAAAGTACCTGTTTATGTAGATAGTCCAATGGCGATCAACGCCACGAAGCTATACCAGGATTACCCATCCTACCACAAGCTCACAAGCCAAGAACTTAGCAGTCCTTCTATTTTTGATTATAATTACATAAAGTATTACCAAAGTCAGGAAGCCTCTACAAGTCTTAATAATATTGAGAAAAATTCTATAATTATCTCTGCAAGTGGTATGTGTACGGGAGGGCGTATACTTCACCACCTGTACCACCGGCTTCAAAGGAGAAATGATACCCTACTATTTGTGGGCTACCAGGCCGAAGGCACCCGCGGCAGGCGCCTGTTGGATGGTTAA
- a CDS encoding avidin/streptavidin family protein, which yields MKLPLCFYEKRSFSVFIDSLNQHSISGRFKANNHDLELIHTFNGLVYQLTNKIYNFTFSIEWDHSDVPSFTTFTGILHLNNNTNQNLLDLKWLLVTSNQKNSLQGFSRLSEEYDPHDHNEKRLPFPKQKLNSKAPSY from the coding sequence ATGAAGTTACCCCTTTGCTTCTACGAAAAGCGTAGTTTTTCTGTTTTTATTGACTCATTAAATCAACACTCAATTTCAGGGCGTTTTAAAGCTAATAATCATGATCTGGAATTGATTCATACATTTAATGGTCTTGTATATCAGCTAACTAATAAAATATACAACTTCACTTTTTCAATTGAATGGGATCACTCCGATGTACCTTCCTTTACCACTTTCACTGGAATCCTTCACTTAAATAACAATACCAATCAAAACCTACTTGACCTAAAATGGTTATTAGTCACCAGCAACCAAAAAAATAGCCTTCAAGGTTTTTCTCGTTTAAGTGAAGAATATGATCCTCATGACCATAATGAAAAAAGACTTCCGTTTCCAAAACAAAAATTAAATTCCAAAGCTCCCTCATATTAG
- a CDS encoding MafI family immunity protein, translating to MKLAQVSHVCLSLFYGKAFDTIITQLYEHDIEIDKEFYDLLESAAKKMKILEEDYSFMKELIRDENIVPKPVKDRLAEILMTLDSKD from the coding sequence ATGAAACTGGCGCAAGTGTCTCACGTGTGTCTTTCATTGTTTTACGGGAAAGCTTTCGATACAATTATCACGCAACTGTATGAGCATGATATTGAGATAGATAAAGAATTTTACGATTTGTTAGAAAGTGCAGCCAAAAAGATGAAAATCTTAGAAGAGGATTATTCTTTTATGAAGGAATTAATCAGAGATGAGAATATTGTTCCGAAACCTGTGAAAGATAGATTGGCTGAAATATTGATGACGTTAGATAGTAAGGATTAG